In a genomic window of Ipomoea triloba cultivar NCNSP0323 chromosome 3, ASM357664v1:
- the LOC116011753 gene encoding multiprotein-bridging factor 1c: MPSRPTGGMAQDWEPVVLRKQKPKASQLRDPKAVNQALRMGAQVQTVKKFDGGSNKRAPATAVNARKLDEAAEPAALDRVPAEVRQAIQKARIEKKMSQAELAKQINERTQVVQEYESGKAVPNQAVLAKMEKVLGVKLRGKHK, translated from the coding sequence ATGCCGAGCCGACCGACGGGAGGGATGGCGCAGGACTGGGAGCCGGTGGTGCTCCGCAAGCAAAAGCCCAAAGCATCTCAACTCCGGGACCCAAAGGCGGTGAACCAGGCGCTGAGGATGGGAGCTCAGGTTCAGACCGTGAAGAAATTCGACGGCGGTTCGAACAAGAGGGCTCCCGCCACGGCCGTGAACGCTCGGAAGCTGGACGAGGCGGCGGAGCCGGCCGCGCTGGATAGAGTTCCGGCGGAGGTGAGACAGGCAATACAGAAGGCAAGGATCGAGAAGAAGATGAGCCAAGCCGAGCTGGCGAAGCAGATCAACGAGCGAACTCAGGTGGTTCAGGAGTACGAGAGCGGCAAGGCGGTGCCTAACCAGGCCGTGTTGGCTAAAATGGAGAAGGTCTTGGGCGTCAAGCTAAGAGGAAAGCATAAATGA
- the LOC116011752 gene encoding aldehyde dehydrogenase family 2 member C4-like produces MLHSLQPLLLITHSKNSRANYREMAPPTQSNGNKESHVKIPKIKFTKLFINGEFVDSLSGKTFESIDPRNEEVIARVAEGDKEDVDLAVKAARQAFDNGPWPRFSGTERRRILLKLADLIEENAEELAALDTLNAGKLFSEGKYADVPSTAGYFRYYAGAADKIHGTTLKMSNDLQAYTLCEPIGVVGLIIPWNYPAQIFGFKVAAALAAGCTVIVKPAEQTPLSALYYAHLAKLAGVPDGVLNVITGFGSTVGAAISSHMDIDKVSFTGSTEVGRQIMQAASTSNLKPVSLELGGKCPFIVFDDVDVDKVSDLGLAGATYNKGEICAAGSRVYVQEGIYDKFVEKVVAKAKAKVVGDPLDPNVQQGPQASKKQYEKILSYIEQGKREGATLLTGGKPLDRKGYFIHPTIFTDVTDDMLIAKDEIFGPVMPILKFKTVEEVIKRANDTKYGLAAGIMTNDWNIANTVSRSIKAGSIWINCYMNLDADCPFGGYKMSGFDRDMGMEGLYKYLQVKSVATPVYNSPWL; encoded by the exons ATGCTGCATTCTCTCCAACCTTTACTCCTAATAACCCATTCAAAAAACAGTAGAGCGAATTACAGAGAAATGGCACCGCCTACACAGTCCAACGGCAACAAGGAGTCTCACGTTAAGATTCCGAAGATAAAGTTTACCAAGCTGTTCATCAATGGAGAGTTTGTGGATTCCCTTTCag GGAAGACATTTGAATCCATAGACCCGAGAAATGAGGAAGTGATTGCAAGAGTTGCAGAAGGGGATAAGGAAGACGTTGATTTAGCGGTGAAAGCTGCACGCCAGGCGTTTGATAATGGTCCTTGGCCTCGTTTTTCTGGCACT GAGAGGAGGAGGATATTGCTTAAACTAGCAGACCTAATTGAGGAAAATGCAGAGGAATTAGCAGCTTTAGATACACTGAATGCAGGGAAACTGTTTAGTGAAGGGAAGTATGCAGATGTACCTTCAACAGCAGGGTATTTTCGTTACTATGCTGGTGCAGCAGACAAAATCCATGGCACCACTCTCAAGATGTCAAATGACCTCCAAGCATACACATTGTGTGAACCAATAGGTGTGGTAGGACTCATAATTCCCTGGAATTATCCAGCACAAATATTTGGGTTTAAGGTTGCCGCCGCATTAGCAGCTGGTTGTACTGTCATTGTCAAGCCTGCTGAACAGACTCCCCTTTCTGCACTCTATTATGCTCATTTGGCCAAGCTG GCAGGAGTCCCTGATGGAGTCCTGAATGTGATTACAGGATTTGGGTCTACTGTTGGTGCTGCCATTAGTTCTCATATGGACATTGATAAG GTTAGTTTTACAGGGTCGACAGAAGTAGGGCGTCAGATAATGCAGGCTGCATCAACTAGCAATCTAAAACCCGTGTCACTAGAGCTGGGAGGCAAGTGTCCTTTCATAGTCTTTGACGATGTAGATGTTGACAAGGTTTCGGATCTTGGTTTAGCTGGAGCTACATATAATAAG GGTGAAATATGTGCGGCTGGGTCTCGGGTGTACGTTCAGGAAGGAATTTATGACAAGTTTGTTGAGAAAGTGGTGGCAAAGGCGAAAGCAAAGGTGGTTGGTGACCCTTTGGATCCAAATGTTCAACAGGGACCCCAA GCTAGCAAAAAACAGTATGAGAAGATACTTTCATATATAGAGCAGGGAAAGAGGGAGGGTGCTACATTGCTAACTGGTGGTAAGCCACTGGACAGAAAAGGCTATTTCATCCACCCAACTATATTTACAGATGTCACG GATGATATGCTAATTGCAAAAGATGAAATTTTTGGACCTGTTATGCCTATACTGAAATTCAA GACAGTGGAGGAGGTGATAAAGAGGGCTAATGACACAAAGTATGGACTAGCAGCGGGAATTATGACGAATGACTGGAACATTGCTAACACAGTTTCAAGATCAATAAAAGCAGGCAGTATTTGGATCAACTGTTATATGAATCTTGATGCAGACTGCCCGTTTGGAGGGTATAAAATGAGTGGGTTTGATAGAGATATGGGGATGGAAGGCCTTTACAAGTATCTTCAAGTTAAATCTGTTGCCACTCCTGTTTATAATTCTCCATGGCTCTAA
- the LOC116013618 gene encoding uncharacterized protein LOC116013618, which translates to MEANKWFRSFSTGGRNIQLGRHYGEDEASKKESIWKVIWRKFSKEKRNKNKNKTMMKGRFEFSRSVHVQIPSYDEYTYSQNFDKGSNWDEPDQLLRSFSVRYADRSRMMIFK; encoded by the coding sequence ATGGAAGCTAACAAATGGTTCAGAAGCTTTAGCACAGGAGGAAGGAATATCCAGCTGGGCCGCCATTACGGTGAAGATGAAGCGAGCAAGAAAGAGTCGATTTGGAAGGTGATTTGGAGGAAGTTTTCGAAAGAGAAGAGgaacaagaacaagaacaagaCGATGATGAAGGGCAGATTTGAGTTCTCCAGATCTGTGCATGTACAGATTCCTAGCTACGACGAGTACACTTATTCACAGAATTTTGATAAGGGTTCTAACTGGGATGAGCCTGATCAGCTCTTGAGATCTTTCTCCGTTCGCTATGCTGATCGATCGAGGATGATGATTTTCAAGTAG
- the LOC116012323 gene encoding spermatogenesis-associated protein 20-like isoform X1, producing MLYHSKMLVGEGKSDEARKVTKMVMHTLECMAKGGIRDHVGGGFHRYSGDECWHVPHFEKMLYDQGQLVNAYLNAFCITKDVFYSSVCRDILDYLRRDMIGPTGEIFSVEDADSLESEDASRKKEGAFYVWSSSEFLLKLVYLETILELPSFRSNQSLIEVHLEISFKLFSRHKDEVELKIELPLQARYQVA from the exons ATGCTCTATCACTCAAAGATGCTGGTAGGGGAAGGAAAATCTGACGAAGCCAGGAAAGTAACAAAAATGGTGATGCACACATTAGAGTGCATGGCAAAGGGGGGTATTCGTGATCATGTAGGAGGTGGTTTTCACAGATATAGTGGCGATGAATGCTGGCATG TGCCACATTTTGAGAAAATGTTGTATGACCAAGGGCAGCTCGTTAATGCATATCTTAATGCTTTCTGCATCACAAAAGATGTATTCTATTCCAGTGTATGCCGTGATATTCTTGATTACTTGAGGAGAGACATGATTGGTCCAACTGGTGAAATATTTTCAGTTGAGGATGCAGATAGTTTAGAATCTGAAGATGCATCTAGGAAAAAGGAGGGTGCTTTCTATGTCTGGAGTAGCTCTGag TTTTTACTGAAGCTGGTGTATTTGGAGACAATTTTAGAATTGCCTTCATTTCGGTCAAATCAGTCACTGATTGAGGTTCACTTGGAAATAagctttaaattattttcaaggCACAAAGATGAAGTAGAATTGAAAATTGAGCTTCCACTACAGGCACGTTATCAG GTTGCTTAG
- the LOC116013493 gene encoding aldehyde dehydrogenase 1-like, whose protein sequence is MAPPTQSNGNTESHVKIPKIKFTKLFINGEFVDSLSGKTFESIDPRNEEVIARVAEGDKEDVDLAVKAARHAFDNGPWPRFSGTERRRILLKLADLIEENAEEIAVLETLDAGKLFSEGKYINARSAAGTFRYYAGAADKIHGTTLKMSRELQGYTLREPIGVVGLIIPWNFPAQMFSFKVAPALAAGCTVIVKPAEQTPLSALLLAHLAKLAGVPDGVVNVITGFGPTAGAAISSHMDIDKVSFTGSTEVGRLIMQAAATSNLKPVSLELGGKSPFIVFDDVDVDKVSDLALAGVTYNKGEVCAAGSRVFVQEGIYDKFVEKVVAKAKAKVVGDPFDPNVQQGPQADINQYEKILSYIEHGKREGATLLTGGKPLDRKGYYIEPTIFTDVTDDMLIAKDEIFGPVMPILKFKTVEEVIKRANDTKYGLAAGVMTNDWNTANTVSRSIRAGAIWINCYLAFDLDCPFGGYKMSGFDRDMGMEGLYKYLQVKSVATPVYNSPWL, encoded by the exons ATGGCACCGCCTACACAGTCCAACGGGAACACGGAGTCTCACGTTAAGATCCCAAAGATAAAGTTCACCAAGCTGTTCATCAATGGAGAGTTTGTGGATTCCCTTTCAg GGAAGACATTTGAATCAATAGACCCGAGAAATGAGGAAGTGATTGCAAGAGTTGCAGAAGGGGATAAGGAAGACGTTGATTTGGCGGTGAAAGCTGCACGCCACGCCTTTGATAATGGTCCTTGGCCTCGTTTTTCCGGCACT GAAAGGAGGAGGATATTGCTTAAACTAGCAGATCTAATTGAGGAAAACGCAGAAGAAATAGCGGTTTTAGAGACACTTGATGCAGGGAAACTGTTTAGTGAAGGGAAGTATATAAATGCACGTTCTGCAGCCGGGACTTTTCGTTACTACGCCGGTGCAGCAGACAAAATCCACGGCACCACTCTGAAGATGTCGCGTGAGCTCCAAGGATACACATTGCGAGAGCCAATAGGTGTGGTCGGACTCATAATTCCCTGGAATTTTCCAGCACAAATGTTTTCATTTAAGGTTGCCCCTGCATTAGCAGCTGGTTGTACTGTGATTGTCAAGCCTGCTGAACAGACTCCCCTTTCTGCTCTCCTTTTAGCTCATTTGGCTAAGCTC GCAGGAGTCCCTGATGGAGTGGTGAATGTGATTACAGGATTTGGACCCACTGCTGGTGCTGCCATTAGCTCTCACATGGACATTGATAAGGTTAGTTTTACAGGCTCAACAGAAGTGGGGCGTCTCATAATGCAGGCTGCAGCAACTAGCAATCTAAAACCTGTGTCGCTAGAGCTGGGAGGCAAGTCTCCTTTCATAGTCTTTGATGATGTAGATGTTGACAAGGTTTCGGATCTCGCTTTAGCTGGAGTCACATATAATAAG GGTGAAGTATGTGCAGCTGGGTCTCGTGTGTTCGTCCAGGAAGGGATTTATGACAAGTTTGTTGAGAAGGTGGTAGCCAAGGCAAAAGCCAAGGTGGTTGGTGACCCTTTTGATCCTAATGTTCAACAGGGACCTCAA GCTGACATAAATCAGTATGAGAAGATACTTTCATATATAGAGCATGGAAAGAGGGAGGGTGCTACATTGCTAACTGGTGGTAAGCCACTGGACAGGAAAGGGTATTACATCGAGCCAACTATATTTACAGATGTCACG GATGACATGCTAATTGCAAAAGATGAAATTTTTGGACCTGTTATGCCTATACTGAAATTCAA GACAGTGGAGGAGGTGATAAAGAGGGCTAATGACACGAAATATGGACTAGCAGCAGGAGTTATGACGAATGACTGGAACACTGCTAACACAGTTTCAAGATCAATAAGAGCAGGCGCTATTTGGATCAACTGTTATCTGGCTTTTGATCTAGACTGCCCATTTGGAGGGTATAAAATGAGTGGGTTTGATAGAGATATGGGGATGGAAGGCCTTTACAAGTATCTTCAAGTTAAATCTGTCGCCACCCCAGTTTACAATTCTCCATGGCTCTAA
- the LOC116012323 gene encoding spermatogenesis-associated protein 20-like isoform X2, protein MLYDQGQLVNAYLNAFCITKDVFYSSVCRDILDYLRRDMIGPTGEIFSVEDADSLESEDASRKKEGAFYVWSSSEFLLKLVYLETILELPSFRSNQSLIEVHLEISFKLFSRHKDEVELKIELPLQARYQVA, encoded by the exons ATGTTGTATGACCAAGGGCAGCTCGTTAATGCATATCTTAATGCTTTCTGCATCACAAAAGATGTATTCTATTCCAGTGTATGCCGTGATATTCTTGATTACTTGAGGAGAGACATGATTGGTCCAACTGGTGAAATATTTTCAGTTGAGGATGCAGATAGTTTAGAATCTGAAGATGCATCTAGGAAAAAGGAGGGTGCTTTCTATGTCTGGAGTAGCTCTGag TTTTTACTGAAGCTGGTGTATTTGGAGACAATTTTAGAATTGCCTTCATTTCGGTCAAATCAGTCACTGATTGAGGTTCACTTGGAAATAagctttaaattattttcaaggCACAAAGATGAAGTAGAATTGAAAATTGAGCTTCCACTACAGGCACGTTATCAG GTTGCTTAG
- the LOC116013617 gene encoding aldehyde dehydrogenase family 2 member C4-like, with translation MAPPTQSNGNSESHVKIPKIKFTKLFINGEFVDSLSGKTFESIDPRNEEVIARVAEGDKEDVDLAVKAARHAFDNGPWPRFSGTERRRILLKLADLIEENAEEIAVLDTVDAGKLFSEGKNINVPSAVGSFRYYAGAADKIHGTTLKMSRELQGYTLREPIGVVGLIIPWNIPAQIFAYKVAPALAAGCTVVVKPAEQTPLSALFCAHLTKLAGVPDGVVNVITGFGHTAGAAISSHMDIDKVSFTGSTEVGRLIMQAAATSNLKLVSLELGGKSPFIVFDDVDVDKVSDLALAGVTCNKGEVCAAGSRVFVQEGIYDKFVEKVVAKAKAKVVGDPFDPNVQQGPQADINQYEKILSYIEHGKREGATLLTGGKPLDRKGYFIEPTIFTDVTDDMLIAKDEIFGPVMSILKFKTVEEVIKRANDTKYGLAAGIMTNDWNTANTVSRSIRAGVIWINCYLAFDLDCPFGGYKMSGFDKDHGMEGLYKYLQIKCVATPVYNSPWL, from the exons ATGGCACCGCCTACACAGTCCAACGGGAACAGTGAGTCTCACGTTAAGATTCCAAAGATAAAGTTCACCAAGCTGTTCATCAATGGAGAATTTGTTGATTCCCTTTCAG GGAAGACATTTGAATCCATAGACCCGAGAAATGAGGAAGTGATTGCAAGAGTTGCAGAAGGGGATAAAGAAGATGTTGATTTGGCGGTGAAAGCTGCACGCCACGCCTTTGATAATGGTCCTTGGCCTCGTTTTTCTGGCACT GAGAGGAGGAGGATATTGCTTAAACTAGCAGATCTAATTGAGGAAAATGCAGAAGAAATAGCGGTTTTAGATACAGTTGATGCAGGGAAACTGTTTAGTGAAGGGAAGAATATAAATGTACCTTCTGCAGTGGGGAGTTTTCGTTACTACGCTGGTGCAGCAGACAAAATCCACGGCACCACTCTGAAGATGTCGCGTGAGCTCCAAGGATACACATTGCGAGAGCCAATAGGTGTGGTCGGACTCATAATTCCCTGGAATATTCCAGCACAAATCTTTGCGTATAAGGTTGCCCCTGCATTAGCAGCTGGTTGTACTGTCGTTGTCAAGCCTGCTGAACAGACTCCCCTCTCTGCTCTCTTTTGTGCTCATTTGACTAAGCTC GCAGGAGTCCCTGATGGAGTGGTGAATGTGATTACAGGATTTGGACACACTGCTGGTGCTGCCATTAGCTCTCACATGGACATTGATAAGGTTAGTTTTACAGGCTCAACAGAAGTGGGGCGTCTCATAATGCAGGCTGCAGCAACTAGCAATCTAAAACTTGTGTCACTAGAGCTGGGAGGCAAGTCTCCTTTCATAGTATTTGATGATGTAGATGTTGACAAGGTTTCGGATCTCGCTTTAGCTGGAGTCACATGTAATAAG GGTGAAGTATGTGCAGCTGGGTCTCGTGTGTTCGTCCAGGAAGGGATTTATGACAAATTTGTTGAGAAGGTGGTAGCCAAGGCAAAAGCCAAGGTGGTTGGTGACCCTTTTGATCCTAATGTTCAACAGGGACCTCAA GCTGACATAAACCAGTATGAGAAGATACTTTCATATATAGAGCATGGCAAGAGGGAGGGTGCTACATTGCTAACTGGTGGTAAGCCATTGGACAGAAAAGGCTATTTCATTGAGCCAACTATATTTACAGATGTCACG GATGACATGCTAATTGCAAAAGATGAAATTTTTGGACCTGTAATGTCTATACTGAAATTCAA GACAGTGGAGGAGGTGATAAAGAGGGCTAATGACACGAAATATGGACTAGCAGCAGGAATTATGACGAATGACTGGAACACTGCTAACACAGTTTCAAGATCAATAAGAGCAGGCGTTATTTGGATCAACTGTTATCTAGCTTTTGATTTAGACTGCCCATTTGGAGGGTATAAAATGAGTGGGTTTGATAAAGATCATGGGATGGAAGGCCTTTACAAGTACCTTCAGATTAAATGTGTTGCCACCCCAGTTTACAATTCTCCATGGCTCTAA